A genomic window from Elaeis guineensis isolate ETL-2024a chromosome 3, EG11, whole genome shotgun sequence includes:
- the LOC105041005 gene encoding chalcone synthase yields MASIQSIRKAQRADGPATIMAIGTANPPHAVDQSTYPDFYFRITKNEHKVELKEKFKRICEKSMIKKRYMHLTEDILKENPNMCAYMASSLDARQDILVEEVPKLGKEAAVKAIKEWGRPKSNITHLVVCSTSGVDMPGADYQLIRLLGLKSSVKRVMLYHQGCFAGGTVLRIAKDLAENNKDARVLVVCSEITVVTFRGTDDIHFDNLVGQALFADGAAALIVGADPIQDVERPLFQMISAAQLILPDSEGAIEGHLREVGLTFHLLNQVPTIISKNIEKSLEEAFHPLGISDWNSLFWIAHPGGPAILDAFEAKLKLKPEKLRATRHVLSEYGNMSSACVFFIMDEMRKRSIKEGKETTGEGLDWGVLYGFGPGLTMETVVLKSVAI; encoded by the exons ATGGCCAGCATCCAATCCATCCGCAAGGCACAGAGGGCCGATGGCCCGGCGACGATCATGGCCATCGGAACCGCCAACCCTCCTCATGCCGTCGACCAGAGCACCTACCCCGACTTCTACTTCCGAATCACCAAAAATGAGCACAAAGTCGAGCTGAAAGAAAAGTTCAAACGCATAT GTGAGAAATCCATGATCAAGAAGCGGTACATGCACCTCACCGAGGATATCCTCAAGGAGAATCCGAACATGTGTGCCTACATGGCATCCTCTCTGGATGCCCGGCAGGACATCCTGGTGGAGGAGGTGCCGAAGCTGGGGAAGGAAGCTGCCGTGAAGGCCATCAAGGAATGGGGCCGCCCCAAGTCCAACATCACCCATCTCGTCGTCTGCTCTACCAGTGGCGTCGACATGCCCGGGGCCGACTACCAGCTCATCAGGCTCTTAGGTCTCAAATCATCTGTTAAACGAGTCATGCTCTACCACCAGGGCTGCTTTGCCGGTGGGACCGTACTTCGCATCGCCAAAGACCTTGCCGAGAACAACAAGGATGCTCGCGTGCTTGTCGTGTGCTCTGAGATCACCGTCGTCACCTTCCGAGGCACCGACGACATCCACTTCGACAATCTCGTAGGCCAGGCTCTCTTCGCTGACGGTGCAGCAGCACTCATTGTTGGAGCGGATCCAATCCAAGATGTGGAAAGGCCGCTCTTTCAAATGATTTCGGCAGCACAGCTAATATTACCGGATAGCGAAGGGGCCATCGAAGGACACCTCAGAGAAGTGGGCCTTACCTTCCACCTCCTCAACCAAGTCCCCACCATTATATCCAAGAACATCGAGAAGAGCCTGGAGGAGGCATTCCACCCACTGGGTATCTCTGATTGGAATTCTTTGTTCTGGATTGCGCACCCTGGTGGTCCGGCCATACTTGATGCGTTCGAGGCGAAGTTGAAGCTGAAGCCAGAGAAGCTACGAGCAACGCGGCACGTGCTTAGCGAGTATGGAAACATGTCGAGCGCTTGTGTGTTCTTCATAATGGATGAGATGAGAAAGCGGTCAATAAAGGAAGGAAAAGAGACCACCGGAGAGGGACTCGACTGGGGAGTGCTCTATGGATTCGGGCCAGGGCTCACCATGGAGACTGTCGTCCTCAAAAGTGTGGCTATTTAA